The following proteins are encoded in a genomic region of Thalassophryne amazonica chromosome 5, fThaAma1.1, whole genome shotgun sequence:
- the nkx6.3 gene encoding homeobox protein Nkx-6.3, which yields MDPNIPGSFLFNNSLNQFPSDLKAPVCQYSVPNSFYKLNPGLNSQLPAGTPHGISDILSRSMVGMGSSGTTTLLSGYSTMGGFGPSVTSTSMYYNRDYNSSLSGFSKPGAECPMKGRSVSCWAESGCDWRGGRQQCANSGGLLGEMPGRKKHTRPTFSGHQIFALEKTFEQTKYLAGPERARLAYSLGMTESQVKVWFQNRRTKWRKKSASEPTSTQVSHTGLGGDASENEVEDEEYNKPLDPDSDDDKIRLLLRKHRRAFSVLRLGPHHV from the exons ATGGATCCGAACATTCCGGGGTCTTTCCTGTTCAACAACAGTCTAAACCAATTTCCGTCTGACCTCAAGGCGCCGGTGTGTCAGTACTCAGTACCGAACTCTTTCTACAAGCTCAACCCGGGCCTGAACAGCCAGCTGCCCGCGGGGACTCCTCACGGGATCAGCGACATCCTGAGCCGCTCCATGGTAGGAATGGGCTCCTCGGGCACCACCACCCTGCTGTCCGGATACTCCACCATGGGGGGCTTTGGCCCCTCTGTCACCAGTACGTCCATGTATTATAACCGTGACTACAACTCCTCCCTGAGTGGCTTCTCCAAGCCCGGAGCTGAATGTCCCATGAAGGGTCGCAGCGTGAGCTGCTGGGCAGAGagcggctgtgactggagaggagGGAGGCAGCAGTGCGCCAACA GCGGCGGTCTGCTCGGAGAGATGCCTGGCAGGAAGAAACACACCAGACCAACATTCAGTGGACATCAGATATTTGCGCTGGAGAAAACCTTTGAGCAGACAAAGTACTTGGCGGGACCTGAGAGAGCAAGACTGGCCTATTCCCTGGGTATGACCGAGTCACAAGTCAAG GTTTGGTTTCAAAATCGGCGTACAAAGTGGAGGAAGAAGAGCGCCTCAGAGCCGACCTCCACTCAGGTCAGCCACACAGGGCTGGGTGGAGACGCTTCGGAGAACGAGGTGGAGGACGAGGAATACAACAAGCCTCTGGACCCCGACTCTGACGACGATAAGATCCGACTCCTGCTGCGCAAACATCGCAGGGCCTTCTCTGTGCTGCGCCTTGGACCACATCACGTCTGA
- the LOC117510274 gene encoding E3 ubiquitin-protein ligase NEURL3-like isoform X2, producing MMGNNRVPEKTHRCGVSCLGPLSFHSRAVGDKVHLSCGGQLAERNPATFRNGLVFSSRSLNVREKVRLRIQNVLQNWSGSLRLGFTTVPPTSRTLPLPDMAIPHLTNTHGHWAAPVSEVLCGPGSELEFWVSAGGSVYFRSNNSRKHKLLVGLDLSKPLWAMIDIYGQTCSVFLLEYLTPPDVNHYHSLNDIPRVIQRLHDNKDEWISFTARESPSDGDTRMDCVVCMSEEATVTLICGHQCLCDHCISRFFQEFGTCPLCRQKI from the exons ATGATGGGAAACAACAGGGTGCCTG AgaagacacacaggtgtggaGTGTCCTGTTTGGGTCCTTTGTCCTTCCACAGTCGGGCTGTAGGGGACAAGGTCCACCTGAGCTGCGGGGGTCAACTCGCAGAGAGAAATCCTGCGACCTTTCGGAACGGTCTGGTGTTCAGCAGTCGCTCACTGAACGTTCGGGAGAAGGTTCGTCTCAGAATCCAAAACGTTTTACAGAACTGGAGTGGGTCCCTGCGTTTGGGGTTCACCACCGTGCCGCCCACATCCAGAACTCTTCCTCTGCCCGACATGGCCATTCCTCACCTCACCAACACCCACGGGCACTGGGCCGCTCCCGTAAGTGAAGTCCTCTGTGGGCCTGGTTCAGAGCTGGAGTTCTGGGTTTCTGCTGGTGGTTCTGTGTACTTCAGAAGCAACAACAGCAGAAAGCACAAACTTCTAGTGGGACTGGACCTCAGCAAACCCCTGTGGGCCATGATCGATATCTACGGACAGACCTGCTCTGTTTTCTTACTAG AATATCTTACCCCACCTGATGTGAACCACTACCACAGTTTGAACGACATTCCACGAGTGATACAAAGGCTCcatgacaacaaagatgaatgGATTTCCTTTACTGCCAGGGAAAGTCCATCAG ATGGAGACACCAGAATGGACTGTGTGGTGTGCATGAGTGAAGAGGCCACAGTCACTCTGATCTGTGGTCATCAGTGTCTGTGTGACCACTGCATCTCAAGATTTTTCCAAGAGTTTGGCACCTGCCCATTGTGTCGGCAGAAGATCTAA
- the LOC117510274 gene encoding E3 ubiquitin-protein ligase NEURL3-like isoform X1 codes for MMGNNRVPEKTHRCGVSCLGPLSFHSRAVGDKVHLSCGGQLAERNPATFRNGLVFSSRSLNVREKVRLRIQNVLQNWSGSLRLGFTTVPPTSRTLPLPDMAIPHLTNTHGHWAAPVSEVLCGPGSELEFWVSAGGSVYFRSNNSRKHKLLVGLDLSKPLWAMIDIYGQTCSVFLLGSEKNKFVITQKSCPAPEYLTPPDVNHYHSLNDIPRVIQRLHDNKDEWISFTARESPSDGDTRMDCVVCMSEEATVTLICGHQCLCDHCISRFFQEFGTCPLCRQKI; via the exons ATGATGGGAAACAACAGGGTGCCTG AgaagacacacaggtgtggaGTGTCCTGTTTGGGTCCTTTGTCCTTCCACAGTCGGGCTGTAGGGGACAAGGTCCACCTGAGCTGCGGGGGTCAACTCGCAGAGAGAAATCCTGCGACCTTTCGGAACGGTCTGGTGTTCAGCAGTCGCTCACTGAACGTTCGGGAGAAGGTTCGTCTCAGAATCCAAAACGTTTTACAGAACTGGAGTGGGTCCCTGCGTTTGGGGTTCACCACCGTGCCGCCCACATCCAGAACTCTTCCTCTGCCCGACATGGCCATTCCTCACCTCACCAACACCCACGGGCACTGGGCCGCTCCCGTAAGTGAAGTCCTCTGTGGGCCTGGTTCAGAGCTGGAGTTCTGGGTTTCTGCTGGTGGTTCTGTGTACTTCAGAAGCAACAACAGCAGAAAGCACAAACTTCTAGTGGGACTGGACCTCAGCAAACCCCTGTGGGCCATGATCGATATCTACGGACAGACCTGCTCTGTTTTCTTACTAG GCTCAGAGAAAAATAAATTTGTCATCACTCAAAAGTCCTGTCCTGCTCCAGAATATCTTACCCCACCTGATGTGAACCACTACCACAGTTTGAACGACATTCCACGAGTGATACAAAGGCTCcatgacaacaaagatgaatgGATTTCCTTTACTGCCAGGGAAAGTCCATCAG ATGGAGACACCAGAATGGACTGTGTGGTGTGCATGAGTGAAGAGGCCACAGTCACTCTGATCTGTGGTCATCAGTGTCTGTGTGACCACTGCATCTCAAGATTTTTCCAAGAGTTTGGCACCTGCCCATTGTGTCGGCAGAAGATCTAA